In a single window of the Syntrophorhabdaceae bacterium genome:
- the sucC gene encoding ADP-forming succinate--CoA ligase subunit beta: MKIHEYQAKNLLKEYHINIPKGRKAKDLQEALDIWEEMGDVPLVVKAQVHSGGRGRAGGVKLVQSKEEFITYVSNLIGSRLYTEQTGDEGRPIDSVLIEEALNIKKELYLGFAIDRKNACVSMIVSAEGGVDIEKVAAHSPDKVIVQDIEPLLALRDFQVIRALLLAGIELRYARMITPIAKSLYRLFMDKDCSLAEINPLVITKGDEILALDAKMNFDDNALFRHPDIQSLRDLNQENPFEVEASKHNLNYIKLKGNVGCMVNGAGLAMATMDLIKLVGAEPANFLDVGGGATSKMIEEGLKILVSDRDVKVIFINIFGGILRCDTLARGVVDAAKQLNIELPIIIRLEGTNVDEGRRILDGSGLTFIVARDMGEAAIKVAQTLGIHKDKT; this comes from the coding sequence ATGAAGATACATGAGTATCAGGCAAAAAACCTCTTAAAAGAATATCATATTAATATCCCTAAAGGTAGAAAGGCTAAAGATCTACAGGAAGCACTGGATATTTGGGAAGAAATGGGGGATGTTCCCCTTGTTGTAAAGGCTCAGGTTCACTCTGGAGGTAGGGGTAGGGCAGGGGGAGTAAAACTTGTCCAATCAAAAGAAGAATTTATAACCTATGTTTCAAATCTCATCGGTTCACGATTATATACAGAACAGACAGGGGATGAAGGTAGGCCTATAGATAGCGTGCTAATTGAAGAAGCACTAAATATTAAAAAAGAACTTTATCTTGGGTTTGCCATTGATAGAAAAAATGCCTGTGTGTCCATGATAGTGAGTGCAGAGGGTGGTGTAGATATAGAAAAGGTAGCTGCCCACTCACCGGACAAGGTAATTGTTCAAGATATAGAGCCACTTTTGGCATTGAGGGATTTTCAGGTTATAAGAGCACTTTTATTGGCAGGTATAGAATTAAGATATGCAAGGATGATTACACCGATAGCAAAGTCACTATACAGGCTTTTCATGGACAAAGATTGCTCCCTTGCAGAAATAAATCCCCTTGTGATAACAAAAGGGGATGAGATTCTTGCACTCGATGCCAAGATGAACTTTGATGATAATGCCCTTTTTAGGCATCCTGACATACAGTCTCTGAGGGATCTAAACCAGGAGAATCCCTTTGAAGTAGAGGCATCAAAGCACAACCTCAATTATATAAAACTAAAGGGAAATGTGGGTTGTATGGTAAACGGTGCAGGCCTTGCCATGGCAACCATGGATTTAATAAAACTTGTAGGTGCTGAGCCTGCCAATTTTCTTGATGTGGGTGGCGGTGCCACATCCAAGATGATAGAAGAAGGCTTGAAGATCCTGGTCTCTGATAGGGATGTGAAGGTGATATTTATAAATATATTCGGTGGCATACTCCGCTGCGATACCCTTGCAAGGGGCGTTGTGGATGCAGCAAAGCAACTGAATATCGAACTGCCCATCATTATAAGGCTTGAAGGGACAAATGTAGATGAAGGCAGAAGGATACTTGATGGCTCAGGGCTTACCTTCATTGTAGCCAGGGATATGGGTGAGGCAGCAATAAAGGTTGCCCAGACACTGGGAATCCATAAGGACAAGACATGA
- a CDS encoding 2-oxoacid:acceptor oxidoreductase family protein produces MGFRYDIRLSGSGGQGIILMGIILAEAAGIYDGRFVAQTQSYGPEARGGSSKAEVVISDTEIDYPKAMKLDVLLAMNQKSCDDYYMDLKPEGILIVDSTFVKQIPIQRAFQVPFTKIARERFGKEMVSNIIALGAITKLTELVSPKAMEKAVLARVPKGTEKLNRDALSAGMAAAVKTKKNILPFIRSEREDEDT; encoded by the coding sequence ATGGGTTTTAGATATGATATAAGATTGAGTGGCTCAGGGGGTCAAGGCATAATACTTATGGGTATTATCCTTGCCGAGGCAGCAGGTATCTATGATGGAAGGTTTGTTGCTCAGACACAGAGTTATGGACCTGAGGCAAGAGGAGGGTCAAGCAAGGCAGAGGTGGTAATAAGCGACACAGAGATCGATTATCCTAAGGCCATGAAACTGGATGTGCTTCTTGCCATGAATCAGAAGTCCTGCGACGACTATTATATGGATCTTAAACCCGAAGGCATATTGATTGTAGATTCTACTTTTGTTAAGCAGATACCTATACAAAGGGCATTTCAGGTACCATTTACAAAGATTGCCAGGGAGAGATTCGGAAAAGAGATGGTATCAAACATCATAGCCCTTGGTGCTATCACAAAATTGACAGAATTGGTATCTCCAAAAGCAATGGAAAAGGCAGTCCTTGCCAGGGTTCCAAAAGGGACTGAAAAACTAAACCGTGACGCACTAAGTGCAGGGATGGCAGCTGCGGTCAAGACAAAGAAAAACATCTTACCGTTTATTAGAAGTGAGCGGGAAGATGAAGATACATGA